A region from the Anaerolineae bacterium genome encodes:
- a CDS encoding UbiD family decarboxylase, with protein sequence MQLRDFISLAEQRQWVEHVDTPVPPDEGMARLMHRAGDKILFFRSRWNGYRVISGVCASRRYFALAFGIDERELCAYLVKALESPAAPPIVTSAPCQEVVEEEVDLEALPIVRHTPHDGGPYVTAGIAVVHDPARGALNAAFHRLMRLDRRRFAVRLVEGRHTHSVWANSQEDVPVAICIGAPLSVQLAAAMSPAGSLPEFYIAHALAPTPLVRCLGSDLLVPAESEIILEGRITHELVDEGPFIDLTGTFDIVRKQPVIEIERITRRRDPIYQALLPGGPEHRTLMGMPREPTIFAAVNGVCECLNVWITPGGASWLHAVVQIRKRRPEDGRRAGEAAFRGHGSLKHVVVVDEDINPFDMQEVEWAIATRVQADRDIIIWQDQPSSSLDPSAKHIPGQKARTAKMAVDATIPWDDERGPQHPEAFQRFRYE encoded by the coding sequence ATGCAACTGCGCGATTTCATCTCGCTCGCGGAACAGCGCCAATGGGTGGAACACGTGGACACACCAGTGCCGCCGGACGAGGGCATGGCCCGGCTGATGCACCGCGCCGGCGACAAAATCCTCTTCTTCCGCTCCCGCTGGAACGGCTATCGGGTCATCTCCGGCGTCTGCGCCTCACGGCGCTATTTCGCCCTGGCCTTCGGCATTGATGAGCGAGAGCTATGCGCGTACCTGGTGAAGGCGCTGGAGTCGCCGGCCGCCCCACCCATCGTCACCTCCGCGCCCTGCCAGGAAGTGGTGGAAGAGGAGGTGGACCTGGAAGCTCTGCCCATCGTGCGGCACACGCCGCATGACGGCGGCCCCTATGTCACCGCCGGCATCGCCGTGGTCCATGACCCGGCGCGCGGGGCCCTCAACGCCGCCTTCCACCGCCTGATGCGGCTGGACCGCCGGCGCTTCGCTGTCCGCCTGGTGGAAGGCCGGCATACCCACTCCGTATGGGCGAACTCTCAGGAAGATGTTCCCGTCGCCATCTGCATCGGGGCGCCCTTAAGCGTGCAGTTGGCCGCCGCCATGTCCCCCGCCGGAAGCCTCCCCGAGTTCTACATCGCCCATGCCCTGGCCCCCACCCCGTTGGTGCGCTGTCTGGGCTCGGACCTGCTGGTGCCGGCGGAATCGGAGATCATCCTGGAAGGGCGCATCACCCACGAGCTGGTGGATGAAGGGCCGTTCATTGACCTGACCGGCACCTTCGACATCGTCCGCAAACAGCCGGTGATCGAGATTGAACGCATCACCCGCCGGCGCGATCCCATCTACCAGGCGCTCCTTCCCGGCGGGCCGGAGCACCGCACGCTGATGGGTATGCCGCGCGAGCCGACGATATTTGCCGCCGTCAATGGGGTATGCGAGTGCCTCAACGTCTGGATCACCCCCGGCGGCGCCTCCTGGCTCCATGCGGTGGTACAGATACGCAAGCGCCGCCCTGAGGACGGCCGGCGCGCCGGCGAAGCGGCCTTCCGCGGCCACGGCTCCCTGAAACATGTTGTCGTGGTGGACGAGGACATCAACCCCTTTGACATGCAGGAGGTCGAATGGGCTATTGCCACCCGCGTGCAGGCCGATCGCGATATCATCATCTGGCAGGACCAACCCTCCAGCTCGCTGGACCCCTCGGCGAAACATATCCCGGGCCAGAAGGCCCGCACGGCCAAGATGGCCGTGGATGCCACCATTCCCTGGGACGATGAGAGGGGGCCGCAGCATCCCGAAGCGTTTCAGCGCTTCCGCTACGAGTGA